A stretch of Myxococcus hansupus DNA encodes these proteins:
- a CDS encoding O-antigen ligase family protein, whose protein sequence is MSAFMETASELSLDLRWRRAVSGVLVLWTVGLVLAEVVLQVATGAAVVLSVVLLALGKLSLARDVRAYVVTSAALCVWQVASPAVALLTGASDAWPRGARYGQVLDALAGPAAATLGAAGVPWLLLAGVLAGGWLLAALLGVFQNRVRWSVELPAFLKLNLGRLHENFGTEESPRYAAGGFFSHRLRFAHGAIAALGPTLAVLGGVEQARRRVLAGVVVMGMLVSIYNAFARAALGAALMVSVLALLLLVQGAARRVGLGLVIALVAVVSLTPAWRARMEKALGNIYGGEREHAMSVGWSLVRDYPLTGVGFGNHKPAALATQDETGITDLLATDSHNLWLTVWAETGLVGLLLTVVVHVLLAKALIRRYRQGSLAATGALLSWVGFHVLAMVHYLPFHSSVYLSFSFVWGLGLCEGSDVLRGRAVRESFVALAKGSPGATS, encoded by the coding sequence GTGTCCGCGTTCATGGAAACCGCGTCCGAGCTTTCGCTGGACCTGCGCTGGCGCCGCGCTGTCTCGGGCGTGCTGGTGCTGTGGACCGTGGGGCTGGTGCTGGCGGAGGTCGTCCTTCAGGTCGCGACGGGCGCGGCGGTGGTGCTGTCGGTGGTGTTGCTGGCGCTCGGCAAGCTCTCCCTGGCGCGCGACGTGCGCGCGTATGTGGTGACCAGCGCGGCCTTGTGCGTATGGCAGGTGGCGTCGCCCGCGGTGGCCCTGTTGACGGGCGCCTCCGACGCGTGGCCGAGAGGTGCGCGCTACGGCCAGGTGCTGGACGCACTGGCGGGGCCCGCGGCGGCCACGCTGGGCGCGGCGGGGGTGCCGTGGCTCCTCCTGGCGGGGGTCCTCGCGGGAGGCTGGCTGCTGGCCGCGCTGCTGGGCGTGTTCCAGAACCGCGTGCGCTGGTCGGTGGAGCTGCCGGCCTTCCTCAAGCTCAACCTGGGCCGGCTACACGAGAACTTCGGCACGGAGGAGTCACCGCGCTATGCGGCGGGCGGCTTCTTCTCGCACCGGCTGCGCTTCGCGCATGGCGCCATCGCCGCGCTGGGGCCCACGCTGGCGGTGCTGGGCGGCGTGGAGCAGGCGCGGCGGCGTGTGCTCGCGGGCGTGGTGGTGATGGGGATGCTCGTCTCCATCTACAACGCCTTCGCGCGCGCGGCGCTGGGCGCGGCGCTGATGGTCAGCGTGCTGGCGTTGCTGCTGCTGGTGCAGGGGGCCGCGAGGCGGGTGGGACTGGGGCTCGTCATCGCGCTGGTGGCGGTGGTGTCGCTGACGCCGGCCTGGCGCGCGCGCATGGAGAAGGCCCTGGGCAACATCTACGGCGGCGAGCGCGAGCACGCCATGTCCGTGGGCTGGAGCCTGGTGCGCGACTACCCGCTGACGGGCGTGGGGTTCGGCAACCACAAGCCCGCGGCGCTGGCGACGCAGGACGAGACGGGCATCACCGACCTGCTCGCCACCGACTCCCACAACCTCTGGCTGACCGTCTGGGCGGAGACGGGGCTGGTGGGCCTGCTGCTGACGGTGGTGGTTCACGTGCTGCTCGCCAAGGCGCTCATCCGCCGCTACCGCCAGGGCTCGCTCGCGGCCACCGGCGCGCTGTTGTCGTGGGTGGGCTTCCACGTCCTGGCCATGGTGCACTACCTGCCCTTCCACTCCAGCGTGTACCTGTCCTTCTCGTTCGTCTGGGGACTGGGCCTGTGCGAGGGCAGCGATGTCCTCCGGGGCCGGGCGGTGCGCGAGTCCTTCGTGGCGCTTGCGAAGGGGTCGCCCGGCGCCACGTCTTGA
- a CDS encoding LptF/LptG family permease — protein sequence MRATLFSYVLGTYVRYALGILTGLVLVFVVVDFVDRAKLYSGPGWVLAAAELYFYKAMMSVQQLGPAALLLAAGTTVSALRKQGEVTAIRALTFGPSALYLPILLASFAACVGLVVFDERVATYSGRRVDEITTQRFNKWGDWRFYYTPKQWFRRGDNIFFLRGGGAQEGFQDVSVFTVTESFDLRRRLDASGMFPVEGMRWRLTDVVERTFDGEGKTTLRQLPEAEYDLGVAVTAFRIRPGRPEQMRASELREQIAARRDVGLATKQFELALHNRFAYPMAAFPAALLGVGLALRSNRRGHLTAAIMEGLLTAVAMWGLMMVCRTMVLTERLSPMVAAWTPTVLLSLIAGAVWLHREGRLPLPRRGLLVR from the coding sequence GTGAGGGCCACGCTCTTCAGCTACGTGCTGGGCACGTACGTGCGCTACGCGCTGGGCATCCTCACGGGACTGGTGCTCGTCTTCGTGGTGGTGGACTTCGTGGACCGCGCCAAGCTGTATTCGGGGCCCGGCTGGGTGCTGGCCGCGGCGGAGCTCTACTTCTACAAGGCGATGATGTCGGTGCAGCAGTTGGGCCCGGCGGCGCTGCTGCTGGCGGCGGGCACCACCGTGTCGGCGCTGCGCAAGCAGGGTGAGGTGACGGCCATCCGGGCCCTCACCTTCGGCCCGTCCGCGCTGTACCTGCCCATCCTGCTGGCGTCCTTCGCCGCGTGCGTGGGGCTGGTCGTCTTCGACGAACGCGTGGCCACGTACTCGGGCCGACGCGTGGATGAAATCACCACCCAGCGCTTCAACAAGTGGGGCGACTGGCGCTTCTACTACACGCCCAAGCAGTGGTTCCGGCGCGGGGACAACATCTTCTTCCTTCGGGGGGGCGGCGCTCAGGAGGGCTTCCAGGACGTGTCCGTCTTCACCGTGACGGAGTCGTTCGACCTGCGGCGGCGCCTGGACGCGTCCGGCATGTTCCCGGTGGAGGGCATGCGCTGGCGTCTGACGGACGTGGTGGAGCGGACCTTCGACGGGGAAGGGAAGACGACGCTGCGGCAGCTCCCCGAGGCCGAGTACGACCTGGGCGTGGCCGTCACCGCCTTCCGCATCCGCCCGGGACGGCCGGAGCAGATGCGCGCCTCCGAGCTGCGGGAGCAGATTGCCGCGCGCCGGGACGTGGGCCTGGCGACGAAGCAGTTCGAACTGGCGCTGCACAACCGCTTCGCCTATCCGATGGCGGCCTTCCCCGCGGCGCTGCTGGGGGTGGGGCTCGCCCTGCGCTCCAACCGGCGGGGGCACCTCACCGCGGCCATCATGGAAGGGCTGCTGACCGCCGTGGCGATGTGGGGCCTGATGATGGTGTGCCGCACCATGGTGCTCACGGAACGGCTGTCCCCGATGGTGGCGGCTTGGACCCCCACGGTGCTGCTATCCCTCATCGCCGGCGCGGTGTGGCTGCACCGGGAGGGACGCCTGCCGCTGCCTCGGCGCGGGCTGCTGGTGAGATAG
- a CDS encoding LptF/LptG family permease yields the protein MTRLSRYLLKELLVPLGVWVAFMFLLLFVMQFLRGTDVLLGSSVTLVDLARLLAYLAPHFLMMALPIAFLLAILLGLGRLGEDRELTALQALGVGPARLVAAPLIIAVALSALMLVITSTAQPWGLAGLKVLVSEVIRKNAVGDVKSGVFYEDLSNLTLYAEQVSADGKWTNVLLHDDREPNSPLLVLAQRGQVGTSTSGEVLRFNLEAGEAHRSSGREEETYSVIRFDRAEISVGMGASMGKRSRFSFSREELTPGELLEAAREADARGEDSRTYRMALHSRMGSALAPIAFALLGTPLAMGRRQSGKAWGYLLTLGGYVLYYLLSRVFEQMGQKGQLPVALAGQMANLVFITVGLVAMYRVSRSGTLK from the coding sequence GTGACCCGCCTGTCCCGCTACCTGCTCAAGGAGCTGCTGGTACCGCTCGGCGTGTGGGTGGCGTTCATGTTCCTGCTCCTCTTCGTCATGCAGTTCCTGCGGGGCACGGACGTGTTGCTGGGCTCGTCGGTGACGCTGGTGGACCTGGCGCGGCTGCTCGCGTACCTGGCGCCGCACTTCCTGATGATGGCGCTGCCCATCGCCTTCCTCCTGGCCATCCTCCTGGGGCTGGGACGGCTGGGCGAGGACCGGGAGCTGACCGCGCTCCAGGCGCTGGGCGTTGGCCCGGCGCGGCTGGTGGCCGCGCCGCTCATCATCGCGGTGGCGCTCAGCGCGCTGATGCTGGTGATTACCTCCACGGCGCAGCCCTGGGGCCTGGCGGGCCTGAAGGTGCTGGTGAGCGAGGTCATCCGGAAGAACGCGGTGGGCGACGTGAAGTCCGGCGTCTTCTACGAGGACCTCAGCAACCTGACGCTCTACGCGGAGCAGGTGTCCGCCGACGGGAAGTGGACCAACGTGCTGTTGCACGATGACCGGGAGCCGAACTCGCCGCTGCTGGTCCTCGCGCAGCGGGGCCAGGTGGGCACGTCCACCAGCGGCGAGGTGCTCCGCTTCAACCTGGAGGCGGGCGAGGCGCATCGCTCCTCCGGCCGTGAAGAGGAGACCTACAGCGTCATCCGCTTCGACCGGGCGGAGATCAGCGTGGGCATGGGCGCGTCCATGGGCAAGCGCAGCCGCTTCTCCTTCTCGCGCGAGGAGCTGACGCCGGGGGAGTTGCTGGAGGCGGCCCGCGAGGCGGATGCGCGGGGCGAGGACTCACGCACATACCGGATGGCGTTGCACAGCCGGATGGGCAGCGCGCTGGCGCCCATCGCCTTCGCGCTCCTGGGGACGCCGCTGGCCATGGGCCGGCGCCAGTCGGGCAAGGCGTGGGGCTATCTGCTGACGCTCGGCGGCTACGTCCTCTACTACCTGCTCAGCCGTGTCTTCGAGCAGATGGGGCAGAAGGGCCAACTGCCGGTGGCCCTGGCGGGACAGATGGCGAACCTGGTGTTCATCACGGTGGGGCTGGTGGCGATGTACCGGGTGAGCCGTTCGGGGACCCTCAAGTGA
- the purD gene encoding phosphoribosylamine--glycine ligase, translating into MDVKVLLLGSGGREHALAWKLSQSPRLTQLLCGPGNPGTAKLGTNVPLRADSPEAVAAFAKQEAVDLVVVGPEAPLVAGVADALAAAGIPCFGPVAAGARIEGSKAFAKEIMAEAGVPTAAFRTFTDVAAAEAYAVEQGRIVVKADGLAAGKGVIVAHDVEAARAAVRAVGAMGVAGQTMVLEELLEGEEVSAMALCDGERYAMLPLSQDHKRVGEGDSGPNTGGMGAYSPAPFLSAEQLAEVGERVVAPTLAVLRRRGIPFRGVLYAGLMLTRSGPKVLEFNARFGDPETQVLMMQLGEDLLPLLDACARGALAPRTLVSAPGASVGVVLAARGYPDAPEKGQRIDGLDAVPEDATVFLAGVEARDGALVTAGGRVLTVCARGEDLARARERAYAAVAAVRFDGMHFRRDIGARGMKAAP; encoded by the coding sequence GTGGATGTGAAGGTCCTGCTGCTCGGTTCCGGTGGCCGTGAGCACGCGCTCGCGTGGAAGCTGTCTCAGAGTCCCCGGTTGACTCAGTTGCTCTGCGGTCCGGGCAACCCGGGGACGGCGAAGCTGGGCACCAACGTGCCGCTTCGCGCCGATTCGCCGGAGGCGGTGGCGGCGTTCGCGAAGCAGGAGGCGGTGGACCTGGTGGTGGTGGGCCCGGAGGCGCCGCTGGTCGCGGGCGTCGCGGACGCGCTGGCCGCCGCGGGCATCCCCTGCTTCGGGCCGGTGGCGGCGGGCGCGCGCATCGAGGGCTCCAAGGCCTTCGCGAAGGAAATCATGGCCGAGGCGGGCGTCCCCACCGCGGCCTTCCGCACCTTCACGGACGTGGCTGCGGCGGAGGCCTACGCGGTGGAGCAGGGCCGCATCGTCGTCAAGGCGGACGGGCTGGCCGCGGGCAAGGGCGTCATCGTGGCGCACGACGTGGAGGCCGCGCGCGCGGCGGTGCGCGCCGTGGGGGCCATGGGCGTTGCGGGCCAGACGATGGTCCTGGAGGAGCTGCTGGAGGGCGAAGAGGTGTCCGCCATGGCGCTGTGCGACGGCGAGCGCTACGCCATGTTGCCGCTGTCACAGGACCACAAGCGGGTGGGCGAGGGAGACAGCGGGCCCAACACGGGCGGCATGGGCGCGTACAGCCCGGCCCCCTTCCTGTCCGCCGAGCAGCTCGCGGAGGTGGGGGAGCGCGTGGTCGCTCCGACGCTGGCCGTGCTGCGGCGGCGCGGAATTCCCTTCCGGGGCGTGCTGTATGCGGGGCTGATGCTCACGCGGAGCGGGCCGAAGGTGCTGGAGTTCAATGCCCGCTTCGGCGACCCGGAGACGCAGGTGTTGATGATGCAGTTGGGCGAGGACCTGCTGCCGCTGCTGGACGCGTGCGCGCGGGGCGCGTTGGCGCCGCGCACGTTGGTGTCCGCGCCCGGCGCCTCGGTGGGCGTGGTGCTGGCGGCGCGGGGCTACCCGGATGCACCGGAGAAGGGCCAGCGCATCGACGGGCTGGACGCCGTCCCCGAGGACGCCACGGTGTTCTTGGCCGGAGTGGAGGCGCGTGACGGCGCGCTGGTGACGGCGGGTGGCCGCGTGCTGACGGTGTGCGCGCGGGGCGAGGACCTGGCGCGCGCCCGGGAGCGCGCCTACGCGGCGGTGGCCGCCGTGCGGTTCGACGGCATGCACTTCCGCCGGGACATTGGCGCGCGAGGGATGAAGGCCGCCCCGTGA